Part of the Luteibacter yeojuensis genome is shown below.
CGATCGATGTGTTTACGGAATTCCTTCACCTGCGCTTCCGCTTCGTCCTTCGCCACGCCATAGCGCTCCTGGACTTTGCCCGCGAGGTATTCGCTGCTCCCCTCGGCGGCCTTCAGGTCGTCGTCGGTGAGCTTTCCCCACTTTTCCTTCATTTTGCCGGCCAGCTGCTTCCACTGGCCCTTGATGGTGTCTTCGTTCATGGCGGATCCTCGATCGTCTGTGCCCGCACGACGTCCATCGCCGCGCCAGGTCGGGGCATTCGAGCATCGGCGTGTTGAAAGCCGCGTCTGTGAGCGGTGAGGCGCCGGCTCACCGGTCCTTGGCATCCCGTACACGGAATGGCGGCCCGGAAGGCAGT
Proteins encoded:
- a CDS encoding CsbD family protein, giving the protein MNEDTIKGQWKQLAGKMKEKWGKLTDDDLKAAEGSSEYLAGKVQERYGVAKDEAEAQVKEFRKHIDRNY